The following proteins are co-located in the Sulfurospirillum deleyianum DSM 6946 genome:
- the gmhA gene encoding D-sedoheptulose 7-phosphate isomerase, with amino-acid sequence MMTMIQNEMLSHQDVIAKTIQSLQNHIYTACIIATETLKNGNKILLCGNGGSAADAQHIAAELSGRYKTERRGLAGIALTTDTSVLTAVGNDFGFERIFDRQVEALAREGDLLIGFSTSGHSKNVIRALSLARNMGCKTIGLSGRDGGVMDEFCDINIVVPSDDTPRIQEMHIMIGHIICQAIDDSWK; translated from the coding sequence ATGATGACCATGATACAAAACGAGATGCTCTCGCATCAAGACGTAATTGCAAAAACCATACAAAGCCTTCAAAACCATATTTATACGGCGTGTATTATCGCCACAGAAACCCTTAAAAATGGCAATAAAATTTTACTCTGTGGCAATGGTGGTAGTGCCGCAGATGCCCAGCACATCGCAGCGGAGCTCAGTGGTCGTTATAAAACCGAACGCAGAGGGCTTGCGGGTATTGCTTTAACCACAGACACCTCCGTGCTCACAGCTGTGGGCAATGACTTTGGTTTTGAGCGTATTTTTGATCGACAAGTCGAAGCACTCGCACGAGAGGGAGACCTTCTCATTGGTTTTTCAACGAGTGGACACAGTAAAAATGTCATTCGTGCTCTTAGTCTCGCTCGTAATATGGGGTGTAAAACCATAGGACTCAGTGGACGAGATGGTGGCGTGATGGATGAATTTTGTGACATTAATATCGTGGTTCCTAGTGATGACACCCCACGCATTCAAGAGATGCACATTATGATTGGGCATATTATCTGTCAAGCGATTGATGATTCGTGGAAGTAG
- a CDS encoding O-antigen ligase family protein has product MNIAVPLFSYHFETKLEKVTFYSLLLFVLLLPFSKAFMSFCVFYFPLLLFLNFGIKGIWERLKCIPAMLPFFLFIGYMSVTVLWTERFVQANGLLKLYFLLSLIPSLALLVKKEWLKPLVVAFLFSLSVSSALSMGHYLEWWQIRGQAQLNTSPFMNSIHYSVFMAVGAISTLYIMITLKRDRVKQFGLLALSLLLIVTLFLSNGRTGQLSFLVALCWMIVMFFRGNMKLLSGLVFTVFIAAYGIYNGVPQFQKRIDTIFVDVQKMKQGVWNTSIGLRLSYWLLAKEIVLEHPLLGVGYGDYKLAVEEALQKNDFGIEAKAKAFLITNDLHSQYLMVVVQGGLIGLVLFVWFLIALYRLPIQNPVYKRLSLLLLSIYIIGCFPEPLLILLNPLTLFAFFVGLSMAVSSKLDQEKVLH; this is encoded by the coding sequence ATGAACATCGCTGTGCCCTTATTTTCTTATCATTTTGAAACCAAATTAGAAAAAGTTACGTTTTATTCGCTTCTTTTGTTTGTGCTATTGCTCCCTTTTTCAAAAGCGTTTATGAGTTTTTGTGTTTTTTATTTTCCTCTTTTACTTTTTTTAAACTTTGGGATCAAGGGCATATGGGAAAGACTCAAATGTATTCCTGCTATGCTTCCATTTTTTCTTTTTATCGGCTATATGAGTGTTACAGTGTTGTGGACAGAGCGTTTTGTACAGGCTAATGGTCTTTTAAAGCTCTATTTTTTACTCTCTTTGATTCCTTCTTTGGCTCTTTTGGTGAAAAAAGAGTGGCTTAAACCCTTGGTGGTGGCATTTTTATTTTCTCTTAGCGTAAGCAGTGCACTCTCTATGGGGCATTATTTGGAGTGGTGGCAGATTAGAGGTCAAGCACAGTTGAATACTTCACCTTTTATGAATTCTATTCATTACAGCGTATTTATGGCAGTAGGTGCTATCAGTACACTTTATATAATGATTACACTAAAACGAGATAGAGTAAAACAGTTTGGACTTTTAGCGCTCTCTCTTTTGTTGATCGTAACACTGTTTCTCTCAAATGGCAGAACAGGGCAACTCTCTTTTTTAGTGGCACTCTGTTGGATGATCGTTATGTTTTTTAGAGGGAATATGAAACTATTATCGGGATTGGTTTTTACCGTTTTCATTGCTGCTTATGGTATTTATAATGGTGTGCCTCAATTTCAAAAGAGGATTGATACCATTTTTGTGGATGTTCAGAAAATGAAACAAGGCGTGTGGAATACTTCTATTGGTCTACGTTTAAGTTACTGGTTACTTGCCAAAGAGATTGTTTTAGAACATCCTCTTTTGGGTGTTGGCTATGGGGACTATAAATTAGCCGTGGAAGAGGCACTTCAAAAGAATGATTTTGGTATAGAAGCAAAAGCGAAAGCATTTTTAATTACAAATGATTTACACAGTCAATATTTAATGGTGGTTGTACAAGGCGGTCTGATTGGGCTTGTGCTTTTTGTATGGTTTTTAATAGCGCTCTATCGTCTTCCTATTCAAAATCCTGTGTATAAACGACTCAGTCTATTACTTTTAAGCATTTATATTATTGGGTGTTTCCCTGAACCTTTACTGATTTTACTCAATCCTCTAACTTTGTTTGCCTTTTTTGTGGGATTGAGTATGGCTGTTTCTAGTAAACTTGACCAAGAGAAAGTGTTACATTAA
- the rfaE1 gene encoding D-glycero-beta-D-manno-heptose-7-phosphate kinase: MDRLRAYKPSLLVIGDVMLDHYLWGKCERISPEAPVQVVDVQKESVLLGGAGNVVNNLLSLGANVSVLSVVGDDENGNELLAMLEALGADAKGIVRQEGRKTSKKSRVIASHQQVVRFDSESKDEINEASSLALLRACEAYLPQVDAILLSDYGKGVLTPSFTCNIISLAKKHDKPLLVDPKGDDYSKYRGATLITPNKKEASIASKIAIKDEESLKKAGNFLKESLDLAYAIITLSEDGMAIFGNTFHKMPTVAREVYDVTGAGDTVLASLAYALTCGLSMQEAASFANAAAAVVVGKIGSATVTLDEVDAYEHALRSATSESKIKTKEQMLRLLKAKKGQKIVFTNGCFDILHVGHVKYLEVAKSFGDMLIVGLNSDASIKRLKGPSRPINALEDRAYILAGLESVSYVVPFEEDTPLELIEAIMPDVLVKGADYEGKEVVGSHIAKEVRLVHFVEGKSTTNIIKKVQTQ, from the coding sequence GTGGATAGATTACGAGCGTATAAGCCTTCCCTTTTGGTGATTGGCGATGTGATGTTGGATCACTATTTGTGGGGAAAATGTGAACGCATCTCTCCTGAAGCACCCGTACAAGTGGTCGATGTGCAAAAAGAGAGTGTATTGCTAGGTGGTGCTGGCAATGTGGTCAATAACCTTTTAAGTTTGGGTGCAAACGTGAGTGTGCTCAGTGTCGTGGGTGATGATGAAAATGGCAATGAGCTTTTAGCCATGCTTGAAGCACTAGGCGCAGATGCCAAAGGCATTGTGCGTCAAGAGGGGCGTAAAACCAGTAAAAAAAGCCGTGTCATTGCTTCGCATCAGCAGGTGGTTCGTTTTGATAGCGAATCCAAAGATGAGATAAATGAGGCGTCTTCTTTGGCACTTTTGCGTGCGTGTGAAGCCTACTTGCCTCAGGTTGATGCTATTTTGCTCTCCGATTATGGCAAAGGGGTTTTAACGCCAAGCTTTACATGTAATATCATCTCTTTGGCAAAAAAACATGACAAACCGCTTTTGGTGGATCCTAAAGGGGATGATTACAGTAAGTACCGTGGAGCAACACTCATTACTCCCAATAAAAAAGAGGCAAGCATTGCTTCAAAGATTGCTATCAAGGATGAGGAGAGTTTGAAAAAAGCAGGAAACTTTCTCAAAGAGAGTTTGGATTTGGCGTATGCCATCATCACGCTCTCGGAGGATGGTATGGCGATTTTTGGAAATACTTTTCATAAAATGCCCACCGTTGCTCGTGAAGTCTACGATGTTACAGGGGCTGGCGATACGGTGTTGGCTTCTTTGGCATATGCCCTTACGTGTGGGCTTTCCATGCAAGAGGCCGCTTCCTTTGCCAATGCCGCAGCTGCGGTGGTGGTCGGAAAAATAGGCAGTGCCACCGTCACCCTCGATGAAGTGGATGCGTATGAACATGCTCTACGCTCAGCGACCTCAGAGAGTAAAATTAAAACCAAAGAGCAGATGCTAAGACTCCTTAAAGCCAAAAAAGGGCAGAAAATCGTCTTTACCAATGGCTGTTTTGATATTTTACATGTAGGGCATGTGAAGTACCTCGAAGTGGCTAAAAGCTTTGGCGATATGCTCATTGTGGGGCTCAATTCGGATGCGTCGATAAAGCGCTTAAAAGGGCCAAGTCGCCCCATTAATGCTTTAGAAGATAGAGCCTACATTTTAGCAGGACTTGAGTCGGTGAGTTATGTGGTGCCTTTTGAAGAGGATACACCTTTGGAACTCATCGAAGCGATTATGCCTGATGTGCTTGTGAAAGGGGCAGATTATGAGGGCAAAGAGGTTGTGGGAAGCCACATTGCCAAAGAGGTGCGCTTAGTCCATTTTGTTGAAGGAAAGAGCACCACGAATATTATTAAAAAGGTTCAAACCCAATGA
- a CDS encoding c-type cytochrome: MKKICTVLAIAAVSSLMAADGAAIYKAKCFSCHKENAKTSALNKSQIIAGWDAAKTIASLQGYKAGQGGPMKAVMKPIVSGLSDDDMKAVAETIASFK, from the coding sequence ATGAAAAAAATTTGTACAGTTTTGGCAATTGCAGCAGTATCTAGCCTTATGGCAGCAGATGGCGCGGCAATCTACAAAGCGAAGTGTTTCTCCTGTCACAAAGAGAATGCAAAAACATCTGCTTTGAATAAATCTCAAATCATTGCAGGATGGGATGCGGCAAAAACTATTGCATCTTTGCAAGGGTATAAAGCAGGTCAAGGTGGACCAATGAAAGCGGTTATGAAACCTATCGTTTCAGGTCTAAGTGATGACGATATGAAAGCAGTTGCTGAAACTATCGCTTCATTTAAATAA
- the rfaD gene encoding ADP-glyceromanno-heptose 6-epimerase, which yields MQIPFIDFNLKTVLITGGAGFIGSNLAFYFQKNFPKCRVVVFDCFRSEETFSNGNLKSFGHFKNLIGFEGEVISGDINDAVALKALEAYRFDYIFHEAAISDTTVLDQGIMVKTNVNAFKSILELALKSNAVVVYASSGATYGDAPSPQRVGFEQPQNVYGFSKLSMDYLARKFSAEHPHISVVGLRYFNVYGPREYFKNKTASMVLQLGLQLLSGKAPRLFYDSDKILRDFIYIDDVIQANIKAALSGTSGVYNVGTALPRSFQDIADILQKELGTHFQTEYFENPYIGAYQMHTQADIDLTCKALGYAPEVSLEEGIRAYVPEIRRIFESEVKRG from the coding sequence ATGCAAATTCCTTTTATTGATTTTAATCTTAAAACCGTTCTCATCACGGGTGGAGCGGGATTTATTGGTAGTAATTTAGCCTTTTATTTTCAAAAAAATTTCCCAAAATGTCGTGTCGTTGTTTTTGATTGTTTTCGCAGTGAAGAGACCTTTTCCAATGGCAATTTAAAGAGTTTTGGGCATTTTAAAAATCTCATTGGCTTTGAGGGTGAAGTCATCAGCGGTGACATTAACGATGCGGTGGCACTAAAAGCCTTAGAAGCGTACCGATTTGATTATATTTTCCATGAAGCAGCCATCTCGGATACCACGGTTTTAGATCAGGGCATTATGGTGAAAACCAATGTCAATGCCTTTAAAAGCATCTTAGAACTGGCGTTAAAGAGCAATGCAGTGGTGGTCTATGCCTCCAGTGGCGCAACCTATGGTGATGCACCTAGCCCACAGCGTGTTGGGTTTGAACAGCCTCAAAATGTGTATGGCTTTAGTAAACTCTCTATGGATTATTTAGCACGCAAATTTAGCGCAGAACACCCGCACATCTCTGTGGTGGGACTTCGTTATTTTAATGTGTATGGACCTCGTGAATACTTCAAAAATAAAACCGCCTCGATGGTTTTGCAATTAGGCTTGCAACTTTTAAGTGGCAAAGCGCCTCGTCTTTTTTACGACTCCGATAAGATTTTACGAGATTTTATTTACATTGACGATGTCATTCAAGCGAATATTAAAGCAGCCCTTTCAGGTACTTCAGGGGTTTACAATGTGGGAACCGCCCTGCCTCGTAGTTTTCAAGATATTGCTGATATTTTGCAAAAAGAGTTAGGCACGCATTTTCAAACAGAGTATTTTGAAAATCCTTATATTGGGGCGTATCAGATGCATACGCAGGCCGATATTGACCTTACATGTAAAGCGCTTGGGTATGCGCCAGAAGTGAGTTTGGAAGAGGGCATTAGAGCGTATGTTCCAGAAATTAGACGTATTTTTGAAAGTGAAGTGAAACGTGGATAG
- a CDS encoding EAL domain-containing protein: MEPIRKYYAKTGTLFLLVFSPLYLSLWYQHWIFSTLWLTLVGSSGLVYVTTLRYSHKKLKSRLKYNLYTDFNTKLPNRLHFLKEAKKLSQSHESTLILINIDSFQTTNTFYGHAFGDAFLKTIAHWLKNNLPPIEATLYKFEADIYAIFIPAPFSTYNLQKYLKKLSLHITKERIICRGIEIDTTLSIGATQGTKNLLKLASIACKEAKNKRLPYLIYDKNSHKEKEYHYNITMNHTLKEALAKDRVVPFFQPIVNLHNGEIEKFETLMRIHKEEKEYYLPSDFLEIAKHSKIYSKLSMALIQKAFETFQISSNSFSINLSYLDMTNIVTKTFILEKLKEFNVGPWVIFEILESDGIENYEAIATFVEEVKAYGAQIAIDDFGSGYSNFERLNELRVDYIKIDGSLIKNLDRNDDTKVIVKNIVRFAQDLGIKTIAEYVHSADILACVKELGVDYAQGYYIGKPSVYMAL; this comes from the coding sequence GTGGAGCCAATTCGAAAATACTATGCCAAAACAGGAACACTTTTTTTGCTCGTGTTTTCTCCGTTATATCTTTCCCTATGGTATCAACACTGGATCTTTTCCACATTATGGCTTACGCTTGTAGGCTCATCAGGTCTTGTCTATGTGACCACCTTGCGTTACAGCCATAAAAAACTCAAAAGCAGACTCAAATACAATCTTTACACCGATTTTAATACCAAACTGCCCAACCGTCTTCATTTTTTAAAAGAGGCAAAAAAGCTCTCTCAAAGCCATGAATCTACCTTGATTCTTATTAACATAGACTCTTTTCAAACCACCAACACCTTTTATGGTCATGCCTTTGGCGATGCCTTTTTAAAAACAATTGCGCATTGGCTCAAAAACAACCTTCCACCCATTGAAGCAACACTCTATAAATTCGAAGCGGATATTTATGCGATTTTTATCCCCGCTCCTTTTAGCACCTATAACCTCCAAAAATATCTCAAAAAACTCTCATTGCATATCACCAAAGAGCGCATTATCTGTCGAGGAATAGAGATAGATACCACATTAAGCATCGGCGCAACGCAAGGCACAAAAAACCTGCTCAAACTAGCATCCATCGCCTGTAAAGAAGCAAAAAACAAACGTCTTCCCTATCTCATCTACGACAAAAATTCTCACAAAGAAAAAGAGTACCATTACAATATCACAATGAACCACACCCTCAAAGAAGCACTCGCCAAAGACCGTGTGGTTCCTTTTTTCCAACCCATTGTCAATCTGCATAACGGTGAAATTGAAAAGTTTGAAACCTTAATGCGCATTCACAAAGAAGAGAAAGAGTACTACCTTCCCTCCGATTTCCTAGAGATAGCCAAGCACTCTAAAATCTACTCAAAACTCTCTATGGCGCTGATTCAAAAAGCGTTTGAGACCTTTCAAATCTCCTCTAACAGCTTTTCTATCAACCTTTCTTATCTGGATATGACGAACATTGTCACCAAAACGTTTATCCTAGAAAAACTCAAAGAGTTCAATGTCGGACCGTGGGTCATCTTTGAAATTTTAGAGAGTGATGGCATCGAAAACTATGAAGCAATCGCAACCTTTGTTGAAGAGGTCAAAGCCTATGGAGCGCAAATTGCCATTGATGACTTTGGCTCAGGCTACTCCAATTTTGAGCGCCTCAATGAGCTACGGGTGGATTATATTAAAATTGATGGCAGTCTTATTAAGAACCTTGACCGTAACGATGACACCAAAGTGATTGTCAAAAACATTGTTCGTTTTGCACAAGATTTAGGCATTAAAACCATTGCAGAATACGTCCACTCTGCGGATATTTTAGCCTGTGTGAAGGAGCTAGGTGTTGACTATGCGCAAGGGTATTATATTGGAAAACCTAGCGTCTATATGGCGCTTTAA
- the gmhB gene encoding D-glycero-beta-D-manno-heptose 1,7-bisphosphate 7-phosphatase: MQKAVFLDRDGVINVDKAYVSKIEDFEFYEGVFEALRHFQSLGYLLIIVTNQSGIGRGYYSEEDFQKLTEWMKETLLHVKINIDAVYHCPHAPEANCACRKPKSGMFEEAIRAFDIDVKASWMIGDKPSDMEAAQGVGIDNTILLSQTCEGGVKYCVNLILDTINLIQH, from the coding sequence GTGCAAAAAGCGGTGTTTTTAGACCGAGATGGGGTGATTAACGTCGATAAAGCCTATGTTTCTAAAATTGAGGATTTTGAGTTTTACGAAGGTGTTTTTGAGGCGCTGCGTCATTTTCAATCGTTGGGGTATTTGCTCATTATTGTGACTAACCAATCTGGCATTGGCAGAGGCTATTACAGCGAAGAGGATTTTCAAAAACTCACAGAGTGGATGAAAGAAACGCTTTTACATGTAAAGATAAACATTGATGCCGTGTATCATTGTCCGCACGCTCCAGAGGCAAATTGTGCGTGCAGGAAGCCTAAAAGTGGGATGTTTGAAGAGGCGATACGTGCTTTTGATATTGATGTGAAAGCTTCATGGATGATTGGGGATAAACCCAGTGATATGGAGGCCGCACAAGGTGTGGGCATAGACAATACCATTTTGCTTAGCCAAACGTGTGAGGGTGGGGTTAAATATTGCGTTAATTTAATTTTGGATACAATTAACCTTATTCAACACTAA
- the ccoS gene encoding cbb3-type cytochrome oxidase assembly protein CcoS has product MDGWVIAMMLFASTLLGAFGLWALLWGIRSGQFDDHKKFLDGAQFDSEEALNDAVRMERKREAILREKEKREKGYAPPD; this is encoded by the coding sequence ATGGATGGATGGGTGATTGCGATGATGCTTTTTGCTTCAACGCTTTTGGGTGCGTTTGGGTTGTGGGCATTGCTCTGGGGAATTAGAAGTGGTCAGTTTGATGACCATAAAAAATTTTTAGATGGTGCTCAGTTTGACAGTGAAGAGGCTTTAAATGATGCTGTGAGAATGGAACGTAAAAGAGAAGCTATTTTAAGGGAAAAAGAGAAGCGAGAAAAAGGATACGCTCCACCTGACTAA
- a CDS encoding heavy metal translocating P-type ATPase: MNTKRCDHCHLEYDTSLLLCDTHFNPPKFFCCKGCQGVYHLLHEEGLDTFYEKMGETTLEPPREHLEESSRFDLEGFVSKYVKKTSEGLSEISLIIEGIHCSACVWLNEKVLSRQAGVVEVSINYSNHKAKIVWDDSVIKLSRIIETIRSIGYNAYPYDPKGGEERANAQRREYYSKLLVGIFATMNVMWIAIAQYAGYFTGMQSNIKNILNFAEFVLATPTLFYTGSVYFKGAYYGLKNRYITMDFLVATGATLTYVFSLYAMFTKNAEVYFDSVTMIVTFVFAGKYLEVLSKKKAVDTLDAYGSSLPTEVMVVLGDEKILKRVESVDVGDVIEIKAGDKVVIDGVILHGEGSFDMSRLSGESVPVLLRKGDKLLSGSLCLDSVIRYEAKQTFSSSMLTRMVTLLEDALSKKPLIEKFANQLSGYFSSTILFLALCTWVFWYVQEGSFEKALIVAISVIVIACPCALSLATPVATLVGLGLAAKRGVLFKEAGFLESMAKCDTLVLDKTGTITKGTPDVVEMKVLKEVDFSLIYALASASNHPMSQGVRRFVKEHETSLHVKSLEQVKSIEAKGLQAFCEGHFLMGGNAKMMQEAGIECVLEEQFHALSHYFFAVDGELVAIFGLKDSLKENAKSAIEALKALGLEIVMLSGDHKSVTHVIAKEVGIAHFKAGLLPDEKADYIEALHKKGKKVVMAGDGINDTLALSKSEIAIAMGSGADIALDVSDVILTNDSVKSLYDAFVISRMSLKVIKENLAFSLLYNIITIPLAMSGHIIPLFAALSMSLSSLIVVGNSMRIKMVLKRL; encoded by the coding sequence ATGAACACAAAACGCTGTGACCATTGTCATTTAGAGTACGATACCTCTTTACTGCTGTGTGACACCCACTTTAATCCACCAAAATTTTTCTGTTGCAAAGGGTGTCAAGGAGTTTATCATCTTTTACACGAAGAGGGGTTAGATACATTTTATGAAAAAATGGGTGAAACAACTCTTGAGCCACCTAGGGAGCATTTAGAGGAGAGTTCAAGATTTGATTTGGAAGGATTTGTTTCAAAATATGTCAAAAAGACCAGCGAGGGACTCAGTGAGATTTCTTTGATTATTGAGGGGATTCATTGCAGTGCGTGTGTGTGGCTCAACGAAAAAGTACTTTCAAGACAAGCGGGGGTCGTGGAAGTGAGCATTAACTACTCCAATCACAAAGCTAAAATCGTCTGGGATGATTCTGTTATCAAGCTCTCACGCATTATTGAGACGATTCGAAGCATTGGTTATAACGCCTATCCGTATGACCCCAAAGGAGGCGAGGAGCGAGCCAATGCTCAGCGTAGGGAGTATTATTCGAAACTTTTAGTGGGTATTTTTGCGACGATGAATGTGATGTGGATCGCCATTGCGCAGTATGCGGGATACTTTACAGGGATGCAGAGCAACATCAAAAATATTCTCAATTTTGCGGAGTTTGTACTGGCAACACCCACTCTCTTTTATACAGGTTCGGTCTATTTTAAAGGGGCGTATTATGGACTGAAAAACCGTTATATCACGATGGATTTTTTAGTGGCAACGGGAGCGACACTGACGTATGTTTTTTCGTTGTATGCGATGTTTACTAAAAATGCGGAGGTCTATTTTGATTCGGTGACGATGATTGTGACTTTTGTGTTTGCGGGGAAATATTTAGAAGTTTTGAGTAAGAAAAAAGCGGTGGATACACTGGATGCGTATGGAAGTTCTCTTCCCACAGAAGTGATGGTGGTGCTAGGCGATGAGAAGATTTTAAAACGGGTTGAAAGTGTGGATGTTGGAGATGTGATTGAGATTAAGGCGGGAGATAAAGTGGTCATTGATGGGGTAATTCTTCATGGTGAGGGCTCCTTTGATATGTCTCGATTGAGCGGTGAATCCGTGCCTGTACTGCTTCGTAAGGGAGATAAGTTACTCAGTGGTTCTTTGTGCTTGGATAGTGTGATACGCTATGAAGCCAAACAAACTTTTTCCTCTTCTATGCTGACGAGAATGGTAACCCTTTTAGAAGATGCCCTGAGTAAAAAACCGTTGATTGAAAAATTTGCCAATCAACTCTCTGGCTATTTTTCCAGTACGATTCTTTTTTTAGCGTTGTGTACATGGGTTTTTTGGTATGTGCAAGAGGGTTCATTTGAAAAGGCGTTGATTGTGGCGATTTCAGTGATTGTCATAGCGTGTCCGTGTGCGCTCTCTTTAGCGACACCTGTGGCAACGCTGGTGGGCTTAGGTTTAGCCGCTAAAAGGGGTGTTTTATTTAAGGAAGCGGGCTTTTTGGAAAGTATGGCAAAATGCGATACTTTGGTGCTGGATAAAACAGGAACCATTACCAAAGGAACACCCGATGTGGTCGAGATGAAAGTGCTCAAAGAGGTGGATTTTTCTTTGATTTATGCTTTGGCAAGTGCTTCGAATCATCCCATGAGTCAAGGCGTTAGGCGTTTTGTGAAAGAGCATGAAACGTCTTTACATGTAAAGAGTTTAGAGCAGGTTAAATCGATTGAAGCAAAGGGATTACAGGCGTTTTGTGAAGGGCATTTCTTGATGGGTGGCAATGCTAAAATGATGCAAGAAGCGGGTATTGAATGCGTGCTAGAGGAGCAGTTTCACGCTTTAAGTCACTACTTCTTTGCGGTCGATGGAGAATTGGTAGCGATTTTTGGTTTGAAGGATAGCTTAAAAGAGAACGCAAAGAGTGCTATTGAGGCGTTAAAAGCGTTGGGATTAGAGATAGTGATGCTAAGTGGGGATCATAAAAGTGTCACACACGTGATTGCCAAAGAGGTAGGGATTGCACATTTTAAAGCAGGATTGCTTCCTGATGAAAAAGCAGACTATATCGAAGCGCTTCATAAAAAAGGGAAAAAAGTGGTGATGGCAGGCGATGGTATCAATGATACCTTAGCGCTTTCAAAGAGTGAAATAGCGATTGCTATGGGGAGTGGCGCTGATATTGCGTTGGATGTGAGCGATGTTATTTTAACCAATGACAGTGTTAAGAGTTTATACGATGCGTTTGTGATTTCACGTATGAGTTTAAAGGTGATTAAGGAAAATTTAGCCTTTTCATTGCTTTATAATATTATCACCATTCCTTTAGCGATGAGTGGGCATATTATTCCTCTTTTCGCAGCACTTTCAATGTCGCTGAGTTCTTTGATAGTTGTGGGAAATTCGATGCGGATTAAAATGGTATTAAAAAGGCTGTAA
- a CDS encoding tetratricopeptide repeat protein: MFRGFVLIMWMQVALFSATHSVCESERIEISRAKEIVESILKEEPTNAICMLQLANIYLKQGEIAKGFDTLVNAYLLDPHHVQNSKIASVLPFALKVTNLKLQAQKTNDKAIWNDLGDGYFEMGIFNEAALMYKQSLFADPTQHMIRLKRALALQKESHVYTALEEVQTVLNQEPSHVFANYYMAKFLAYDVKNRVEARVFFERARSALIAQKDAFAYLEYTNLLSDITKELGE; this comes from the coding sequence GTGTTTCGAGGATTTGTGTTAATCATGTGGATGCAAGTGGCGCTTTTTTCTGCAACGCACAGTGTATGTGAAAGTGAACGCATTGAAATAAGCAGAGCCAAAGAGATTGTTGAGTCTATCTTAAAAGAGGAGCCAACGAATGCCATTTGTATGCTACAACTTGCCAATATTTACCTGAAGCAAGGCGAAATCGCCAAAGGATTTGACACCTTAGTCAATGCCTATTTGCTTGACCCACACCATGTTCAAAACAGTAAAATCGCCTCTGTTCTTCCTTTTGCTCTTAAAGTCACCAATTTAAAACTACAAGCACAAAAAACAAACGATAAAGCCATTTGGAATGATTTGGGTGATGGCTATTTTGAGATGGGTATTTTTAATGAAGCTGCTTTGATGTACAAACAGAGCCTTTTCGCAGACCCAACACAACATATGATTCGCTTAAAACGTGCCCTTGCGCTTCAAAAAGAGTCGCATGTTTATACCGCTCTTGAAGAGGTACAAACGGTTTTAAATCAAGAACCTTCGCATGTCTTTGCAAATTATTATATGGCAAAATTTTTAGCGTATGATGTCAAAAATAGAGTCGAAGCAAGGGTGTTTTTTGAACGAGCACGGAGCGCATTGATTGCGCAAAAAGATGCCTTTGCTTATTTAGAATACACCAACTTACTCAGTGATATTACAAAAGAATTGGGAGAGTAG